The region CGCGGTTCGAGCGAGTGAAACGAGTGAGAACCGCGGCAAAGCGAACGGGGAGCGAAGCGACCCGTGAGCCGCGACCCAAGCAAGAAGTATGTCCACTTGGACAGTAAACGGAGTGAACCGTGCGCCGCGGAGTGAGAACCGCATTACTGCGAATAGTGCGGGATCAGCGACCTCACGAACCGTGCGAACGGGCGCGAAGTTCCCGTGAGCCACAACCCATACGAGAGCTGTGCTACCTCGAGCACCAACCAACAAAACCCCACGAAAACAAGCACGAAACGCGAGCCGCGAAAACGTTCCTTCGTTACTTCCCTTCGAATTCAGGCTCGCCGTCACCCATGAACGCCGTCATGCCCTCCATGAGGTCCTCCGTGCCCATGAGGTGTCCGAACGCGGAGGCTTCGTACTCGAGGCCGGCATCCGTGTCGTCGCGGCCGGCGAGCATCGCGCGCTTGGTGAACTTCTGGGCGATTGGCGGCCCACCGGCCAGGTCGGTCGCAAGCTCGAGGGCTGCATCGAGAAGGTCGTCGTTGTCGACGACGTCGTTGACGAAGCCGTAGTCGGCCATGGTCTCGGCCTCGAAGCGCTCTGCGGTGAGGATAATCTCCTTCGCGCGGCCCTCACCGACGATGTGTTTCAAGCGCTGGGTGCCGCCCCAGCCGGGCAGCAAGCCGAGATCGAGTTCGGGCTGGCCGAACTCCGAGCGCTCGCTGGCGACGCGCAGGTCAGCACAGGTCGCAAGCTCCATGCCGCCGCCGAGACAGTAGCCGTCGATTCCCGCGACAACAGGCAGGTCGCAGGCCTCGAGTTTGCCGAAGGTCTGTTGGCCCTCCCGGGAGAGTTCCTGGCCCTGTATCGGATCCGCACCGCTTGCCATGCTCTGGACGTCAGCACCGGCCGAGAACGCGCGGTCGCCCTCGCCCGTAAGCAGGATCGAGCGGACCTCGTCGTCTTCCTCGAGCAGGTCAATCGCCTCGGATAACTCGGCGAGCAGTTCGTTGCTGATGGTGTTCATCCGGTGTGGACGGTCGATGACGATGTGGCCGACCATGTCGCCGGGGTACTCGACGCGGATTGCCTCGAACTCGACGCCGTCGTCGCTCTCGTCGCTTTCGTAGAAGCCGCCTTCGTCGGCGCGCTCGGTGAGATACTCTGCGGGTGCGTAGCGCTCGTGACCCGTTTCCTCGTAGGCCTCCTCGAGCGTGTCGTGAAGCTCCTCGAGGCCGTAGTCGTCGACGAGTTTCACGGGACCATCGGGGAAGCCGGCACCGAGCTGGACGGCCTCGTCGATGGAGTTCGGTGGCGCAACGTCGCCGCCGACGAGTTTCGCAACCTCGTTCGCCATGGCCGCGAGCAGGCGCTTTTCGACGAGGTCGGACTGCTCGTCGGTCGGAATGTCGACACCGCCGTTGTCGTAGTCGTAGAACCCTTTGCCAGTCTTTTTGCCCAGTTCCTCACTCTCGACTTTCGACTCGAACAGCGGGCTTGGCTCGTAGGCCTCGCCGAGGACCTCGTTCATATACTCGAGGACGTGATAGCCCACGTCGATACCGGTGAGGTCGGCGAGTTCGAAACTGCCCATCGGCAGGCCCATGCCGTACTTCGTTGTGGAGTCGACCTCGGCGATGGAGGCTTCGTCCTCGCTGACGAGCCAGCAGGCCTCGTTCATCAGCGGCACGAGAATCCGGTTGACGATGAAGCCCGGTTCGTCTTTGTGTACGCGTACAGGCGACTTGTCGAACGCCTCGGCCAATTCCTCAACGGCCTCGAGCGTCTCCTCGGCCGTGTCAGCGCCCGAAATCACTTCAACGAGATCCATCCGAACTGGCGGGTTGAAAAAGTGCATGCCACAGAACTGCGCTGGGCGCTCTGTGACTCCCGCAAGTTCCGTAATCGAGAGACTCGAGGTGTTCGTCGCAAACAGCGCGCGGTCTGGGGCGTACTCCTCGACCTCCCCGTAGACGTCTTTCTTAATGTCCATCTGTTCGGGGACGGCCTCGATGATGACGTCGGCGTCGCCGACGGCTTCTTCCATGTCGACCAGCGGCGTGACGCGCGCTAAGGCGGCGTCGGCTTCGTCTTCCGAGAGGCGGTCTTTTTCGGCGAGTTTGCCGAGTGACCACTCGATTTGCTCGTAGCCGTTCTGGACGAACTCCTCTTTGATGTCACGCATCGCCACGTCATAGCCAGCAATCGCGGCAACTTCCGCGATTCCATGACCCATATTTCCGGCACCGAGAACTGCGACGGTGTTGATATCTTCGACGTCCATACGTCGTAATGCGATGGGGAGCTGTTTGAACGTTTCCCCATTCCCTTGGAAAAACTATGTTTAGGTTTATGTCTGGTTACAAAGGTCTTTATCAATAGCCATAGTTAGAGTCCCACATGGACTTTGGCCTTTCTGACGAACAAGAACAGATCCGCGACGAAATTCAGCGCTTCGCAGAGAACGAAATCGTTCCCGTCGCCGCCGAATACGACGAGGAAGAGAAGTATCCACACGAGATTATCGACAAGGCAGCCGAGATGGGCCTGACCGGCGCGTACATCCCAATCGAGTACGGCGGCGCTGGCTACTCCATCCTCGATACAGCGATCATCACCGAGGAACTGTTCGCGTACGACCCTGGCATTGCGCTCTCGATCGTCTCGACTTCCTTCGGCTGTGAGGCAATCATGAACTTCGGCACTGAAGAACAAAAAGAGCGCTT is a window of Natronolimnobius sp. AArcel1 DNA encoding:
- a CDS encoding 3-hydroxyacyl-CoA dehydrogenase/enoyl-CoA hydratase family protein gives rise to the protein MDVEDINTVAVLGAGNMGHGIAEVAAIAGYDVAMRDIKEEFVQNGYEQIEWSLGKLAEKDRLSEDEADAALARVTPLVDMEEAVGDADVIIEAVPEQMDIKKDVYGEVEEYAPDRALFATNTSSLSITELAGVTERPAQFCGMHFFNPPVRMDLVEVISGADTAEETLEAVEELAEAFDKSPVRVHKDEPGFIVNRILVPLMNEACWLVSEDEASIAEVDSTTKYGMGLPMGSFELADLTGIDVGYHVLEYMNEVLGEAYEPSPLFESKVESEELGKKTGKGFYDYDNGGVDIPTDEQSDLVEKRLLAAMANEVAKLVGGDVAPPNSIDEAVQLGAGFPDGPVKLVDDYGLEELHDTLEEAYEETGHERYAPAEYLTERADEGGFYESDESDDGVEFEAIRVEYPGDMVGHIVIDRPHRMNTISNELLAELSEAIDLLEEDDEVRSILLTGEGDRAFSAGADVQSMASGADPIQGQELSREGQQTFGKLEACDLPVVAGIDGYCLGGGMELATCADLRVASERSEFGQPELDLGLLPGWGGTQRLKHIVGEGRAKEIILTAERFEAETMADYGFVNDVVDNDDLLDAALELATDLAGGPPIAQKFTKRAMLAGRDDTDAGLEYEASAFGHLMGTEDLMEGMTAFMGDGEPEFEGK